A single Solidesulfovibrio fructosivorans JJ] DNA region contains:
- a CDS encoding RlpA-like double-psi beta-barrel domain-containing protein, with protein sequence MRTIYFTILPLALAATLVVQSGCARTPDAKQTTPQQLQSQTAPARLTYAALGEIVDPDSVFIETSHSSIRTLRVKAMAYTACSVGKKRSKRKARAARGAWGDTLTPGIKAVAVSPDLLQMGLDHGDVITIEGLPGKYKVLDVMHRRHNKSIDIYYGDDQCGAIQWGRRSLTISWKDD encoded by the coding sequence ATGCGAACTATTTATTTTACCATACTCCCCCTGGCCCTGGCCGCGACACTCGTCGTCCAATCCGGCTGCGCCAGGACCCCCGACGCCAAACAAACCACTCCGCAGCAGCTCCAGTCCCAAACCGCCCCCGCCAGACTCACCTACGCCGCCCTGGGCGAAATCGTCGATCCCGACTCCGTTTTCATCGAAACCAGCCATTCCTCCATCAGAACCCTGCGCGTCAAAGCCATGGCCTACACCGCCTGCTCGGTGGGGAAAAAGCGCTCCAAACGCAAGGCCCGCGCCGCGCGCGGCGCCTGGGGCGATACGCTCACCCCCGGCATCAAGGCCGTGGCCGTGTCGCCGGACCTGCTCCAAATGGGCCTCGACCATGGCGACGTCATCACCATCGAAGGCCTGCCCGGAAAATACAAGGTCCTCGACGTGATGCACCGCCGCCACAACAAAAGCATCGACATCTACTACGGCGACGACCAATGCGGCGCCATCCAATGGGGCCGACGCAGCCTGACCATCAGTTGGAAGGATGATTAG